One part of the Sphingobacterium sp. LZ7M1 genome encodes these proteins:
- a CDS encoding TonB-dependent receptor plug domain-containing protein, which yields MSLIKDTILVLLTIFSHNLVFAQQGSSIQIDVVDDQTKEKIDGASIHFAEYAGSTDKTGSYYLESIKSGQYTIEVKAIGYIPYQGSFTKNSFEELHLVFSLQQEVAQIEGVTIIGNSENKKIKQAAIRNIFIDTRAVSSQALSLSDLMNRSTGIRVRQNGGLGSRPEVSVNGFQGKAIKYFKDGIPLDYLGDGYNLSSLPIEMLDHVEIYKGVLPVSLGSDALGGAVNLVTNKNQGKHAKVYYELGSFNTHRLGLMASNLSKNEKWSYGGEFFYNYSANDYDALVDVVNPETKNKEPQRLPLFHNAYRHYLGELFVGMRNRSWADELKFSLTGFNLYKEQQHPALMTDAYGALHSTQATLAPSIRYKANFLDNKLRIDQFNSYNILQTQRIDTLRGNYDWFGNFKPGANIGESRLPSQSKIDEKQWVNRTNLSYLVSPNSKVELNYVFSSANRSGKDPLGVKLEGSDIDVLSLASTYQKHVFGLSYEQSLLQDRLTNQLMGKYYVYKANGYQNTWFSVDIKEKDKRNTSGDYWGITEAIKYQFSENNFLRASAEYTYRLPEREELFGNNIFIVPNFELNPEQSLNFNLGLHTQLLKPLKVELNSFYRNTKGLILLVPIQAPNAQYQNQENVRGYGVDLDMKYQISEQYQLSGNATWQDLRLFGIQNAQDSWKNKARLRNTPYFFANLAASAKYHDLFQRENELQVYLNYNFMREFYLETIPKEVEPGGFLGLSGSADLSSNLIIPNQHLLNAGFTFQFQKNKMAIGAEARNLLNRDIYDYYRVQRPGRSFHLKLSYQI from the coding sequence ATGAGTTTAATTAAGGATACGATTTTAGTTTTACTAACTATTTTTAGTCACAATTTAGTTTTTGCCCAACAGGGCAGTTCGATTCAAATCGATGTTGTAGATGATCAAACTAAGGAAAAAATTGATGGAGCAAGCATACATTTTGCAGAATATGCGGGGAGTACAGATAAAACTGGTTCCTATTACCTGGAGTCCATAAAATCTGGGCAATACACTATTGAGGTAAAAGCTATTGGTTATATCCCCTACCAGGGATCATTTACTAAGAACAGTTTTGAAGAGTTGCATTTAGTGTTTTCCCTACAGCAGGAGGTAGCTCAAATTGAAGGGGTGACCATCATTGGGAATTCAGAAAACAAAAAAATCAAGCAAGCGGCAATCCGCAATATATTTATCGATACACGGGCTGTATCCAGCCAAGCTTTATCATTGAGCGACCTGATGAACCGCAGTACGGGAATCAGGGTGAGACAGAATGGAGGCTTAGGAAGCCGCCCAGAGGTATCCGTAAATGGTTTTCAGGGCAAGGCAATCAAATACTTTAAGGATGGAATCCCTTTGGATTACCTAGGTGATGGCTACAACCTATCTTCTCTACCTATTGAAATGCTGGACCATGTAGAAATATATAAGGGCGTTTTGCCTGTTTCATTAGGCTCAGATGCATTAGGTGGGGCTGTAAACTTGGTCACTAATAAAAATCAGGGAAAACATGCCAAAGTCTATTATGAACTGGGCTCTTTTAATACGCATAGACTTGGATTGATGGCTTCCAATCTTTCAAAGAATGAAAAATGGAGTTATGGTGGTGAGTTTTTCTATAATTATTCTGCCAATGATTACGATGCCTTGGTCGATGTCGTAAATCCAGAGACCAAAAACAAGGAACCGCAGAGACTTCCCCTATTTCATAATGCATATAGACATTATCTGGGTGAGCTGTTTGTGGGCATGCGGAACCGATCATGGGCAGATGAACTAAAGTTCAGCTTAACGGGATTCAATCTGTATAAGGAACAACAACATCCTGCCTTAATGACCGATGCTTATGGTGCTTTGCACTCTACCCAAGCAACCCTTGCCCCTTCGATACGGTATAAAGCAAACTTCCTGGATAACAAATTGCGTATTGATCAATTCAATTCCTACAATATCCTGCAGACACAACGGATTGATACGTTAAGGGGTAATTATGATTGGTTCGGCAATTTTAAGCCCGGTGCCAATATAGGGGAAAGCCGACTTCCCTCCCAGTCCAAGATTGACGAGAAGCAATGGGTCAATAGGACGAATTTGAGCTATTTAGTTAGTCCGAATAGCAAGGTTGAATTAAACTATGTATTCAGTTCGGCCAACCGATCTGGAAAGGACCCACTTGGCGTAAAACTTGAAGGTTCGGACATCGATGTCCTGAGTTTGGCATCAACTTACCAGAAACATGTTTTTGGGCTATCCTATGAGCAATCGTTACTCCAAGACCGTTTGACTAATCAGCTGATGGGAAAATACTATGTCTACAAAGCGAACGGATATCAGAACACCTGGTTTTCCGTAGATATCAAGGAAAAAGACAAGAGAAACACTTCTGGAGATTATTGGGGGATCACTGAAGCTATAAAATATCAGTTTTCTGAAAACAATTTCTTGAGGGCATCCGCAGAATATACCTATAGACTGCCGGAACGGGAGGAACTCTTTGGAAACAACATCTTTATCGTCCCTAATTTTGAATTGAACCCTGAACAGAGTTTAAATTTCAACCTTGGTCTCCATACCCAGCTCTTGAAGCCTTTGAAAGTTGAACTGAACAGTTTCTATAGAAATACAAAGGGATTGATTTTGTTGGTCCCTATTCAAGCACCGAATGCACAGTATCAAAACCAAGAGAATGTCCGTGGTTATGGAGTTGATCTAGACATGAAGTACCAAATCAGTGAGCAATATCAATTGTCGGGGAATGCGACATGGCAGGACTTGAGATTATTTGGTATCCAAAACGCACAGGATTCGTGGAAAAACAAGGCTCGGCTTCGTAATACGCCATATTTCTTTGCCAACCTTGCTGCGTCCGCAAAATACCATGATCTATTTCAGCGAGAGAACGAACTTCAGGTCTATTTGAACTACAATTTCATGCGTGAGTTCTATCTCGAAACCATCCCTAAAGAGGTTGAGCCTGGAGGATTCTTAGGATTATCAGGCAGTGCGGATCTAAGTTCAAATCTTATTATACCGAACCAGCACCTATTAAATGCAGGTTTTACCTTTCAATTCCAAAAAAATAAAATGGCCATCGGCGCAGAAGCCAGGAACCTGTTAAACCGGGATATATATGACTATTATCGGGTGCAGCGACCGGGCAGGAGCTTTCATTTAAAACTTAGTTATCAAATATAA
- a CDS encoding alpha/beta hydrolase, which translates to MPKKIIEITVNILNNCDQFVGDPLFLAGTFNNWDTDHLLVGTIPEKGQSVQYLLPEVPSGELELKITRGNWQTLEATQNGKLKSPQVFKVQRDSEINLEIESWRDLFPKSTASKQVHTLDEHFYFPDLNVYRKVMIYLPKDYFHTDKHYPTIYMHDGQHLFDEARSIGRSGPVEWMVDEFLDEIDPSTIVVAIDHAKNYELRQQEYLVHPVQGTKNPLGWLYLEDIVHTLKPFVDSNYRTLSDPWNTAMVGSSIAGLLTLYAGLKYPGVFGTTAVFSPSIWMDESNLYSYSESLLKKGTDRSDQEIYFYMGDRERRFRMMDSHNNMKIDLDCYFNWIKDIFPGKLTLNINPEGKHGAYYWQKAFEEFYLHWKSRINSIYINK; encoded by the coding sequence ATGCCCAAAAAAATCATTGAGATAACAGTAAACATTCTGAACAATTGCGACCAATTTGTTGGTGATCCATTGTTCCTTGCTGGAACTTTCAATAATTGGGATACCGATCATTTATTGGTAGGAACAATCCCTGAAAAGGGGCAGTCTGTCCAATACCTGCTGCCCGAAGTACCAAGCGGAGAACTTGAACTGAAAATAACTCGTGGCAATTGGCAAACACTCGAAGCTACACAAAACGGCAAACTGAAATCGCCTCAAGTATTCAAGGTACAAAGAGACTCAGAAATCAATTTAGAGATAGAATCTTGGCGGGACCTTTTCCCCAAATCAACTGCGAGTAAACAGGTGCATACCCTGGATGAACATTTCTATTTTCCAGATTTGAATGTATATCGAAAGGTTATGATCTACTTACCCAAAGATTATTTTCATACTGACAAGCATTATCCAACCATTTATATGCATGATGGGCAGCATCTTTTCGATGAAGCTCGATCGATTGGTCGATCAGGACCTGTAGAATGGATGGTGGATGAATTCCTGGATGAAATTGATCCATCTACAATCGTAGTCGCCATAGATCATGCAAAGAATTATGAGTTAAGACAACAAGAATACCTTGTGCATCCCGTTCAGGGGACTAAGAATCCTTTGGGATGGCTGTACCTCGAAGATATTGTCCATACCTTAAAACCATTTGTGGACAGCAATTATAGGACTCTTTCCGACCCTTGGAATACCGCCATGGTCGGTAGTTCCATAGCAGGCCTGTTAACGCTGTATGCCGGGCTGAAATATCCTGGAGTGTTCGGTACTACCGCTGTTTTTTCCCCATCTATCTGGATGGACGAGTCAAATCTATACAGCTATTCTGAAAGCTTGCTGAAAAAAGGAACAGATCGATCTGACCAAGAAATCTATTTCTATATGGGTGATCGGGAAAGGCGCTTTCGGATGATGGACTCCCATAATAATATGAAAATTGACCTAGATTGCTATTTCAACTGGATAAAAGATATTTTTCCTGGAAAATTAACACTCAATATCAATCCTGAAGGTAAACATGGAGCCTATTATTGGCAAAAAGCTTTCGAAGAATTTTACCTGCACTGGAAATCAAGAATTAACTCCATATATATAAATAAGTAA
- the atpD gene encoding F0F1 ATP synthase subunit beta: MPNIGKIAQIIGPVVDVNFADNENLPKIYDALYIEKDNGQRIILEVQQHLGEERVRTIAMDATEGLIRGMKVVDTGAPIKMPIGEEIKGRVFNVVGDPIDGIQALNKDNGRPIHNVPPKFEDLSTETEVLFTGIKVIDLLEPYAKGGKIGLFGGAGVGKTVLIQELINNIAKGHGGLSVFAGVGERTREGNDLLREMLESGIIKYGDKFMEEMEKGQWPLDTVDLELMKESKCTFVFGQMNEPPGARARVALSGLTIAEYFRDGDGEGQGRDILFFIDNIFRFTQAGSEVSALLGRMPSAVGYQPTLATEMGLMQERITSTKNGSITSVQAVYVPADDLTDPAPATTFAHLDATTVLSRKISELGIYPAVDPLDSTSRILSPAVLGDEHYNTAQRVKEILQRYKELQDIIAILGMDELSEEDKLTVHRARRVQRFLSQPFHVAEQFTGLKGCLVDIKDTIKGFNMIIDGEVDEYPEASFNLVGSIEDAIEKGKKLLAEAV; this comes from the coding sequence ATGCCCAATATTGGTAAAATAGCGCAGATTATCGGCCCAGTAGTTGACGTCAACTTTGCCGACAATGAAAATCTTCCTAAGATTTATGATGCATTGTACATTGAGAAAGACAATGGACAGCGCATTATATTAGAGGTTCAACAGCACTTAGGTGAGGAACGTGTTCGTACGATTGCAATGGATGCTACCGAAGGTTTAATTCGTGGCATGAAGGTCGTTGATACTGGCGCTCCTATCAAAATGCCGATTGGCGAAGAGATCAAAGGTCGTGTATTCAACGTTGTTGGAGATCCAATTGACGGTATTCAAGCATTAAACAAGGATAACGGTCGTCCTATTCACAACGTACCTCCTAAGTTTGAAGATCTATCGACTGAAACTGAAGTATTGTTTACAGGAATTAAAGTAATCGATTTGTTAGAGCCATATGCAAAGGGTGGTAAGATCGGTTTGTTCGGTGGTGCTGGTGTTGGTAAAACAGTATTGATTCAGGAATTAATCAACAATATCGCAAAAGGACACGGTGGTCTTTCGGTATTTGCTGGTGTAGGCGAGCGTACTCGTGAAGGAAATGACTTACTTCGTGAGATGTTGGAGTCAGGCATTATCAAATACGGTGACAAATTCATGGAAGAAATGGAAAAAGGTCAATGGCCTTTGGACACTGTGGATTTGGAATTAATGAAAGAATCTAAATGTACTTTCGTATTCGGACAGATGAATGAGCCTCCAGGTGCTCGTGCTCGTGTTGCGTTATCAGGTTTGACAATTGCGGAATACTTCCGTGATGGAGATGGCGAAGGACAAGGTCGTGATATCTTATTCTTTATTGATAACATCTTCCGTTTTACCCAAGCAGGTTCTGAGGTATCGGCATTATTAGGTCGTATGCCATCAGCAGTAGGTTACCAACCTACCCTAGCAACAGAGATGGGTTTAATGCAAGAGCGTATTACATCCACTAAGAACGGATCGATCACATCAGTACAAGCGGTATACGTACCTGCGGATGACTTGACTGACCCTGCTCCGGCAACAACATTTGCCCACTTAGATGCGACTACAGTATTATCCCGTAAAATTTCTGAGTTAGGTATTTACCCAGCGGTGGATCCATTGGATTCTACTTCACGTATCCTTTCTCCAGCAGTTTTAGGTGATGAGCATTACAATACTGCACAACGCGTAAAAGAAATCCTTCAACGTTATAAAGAACTTCAGGATATCATCGCCATCTTAGGTATGGACGAATTATCTGAAGAAGATAAGTTAACGGTACACCGCGCACGTCGTGTACAACGTTTCTTGTCACAACCATTCCACGTAGCAGAGCAATTTACAGGTCTGAAAGGTTGTTTAGTAGACATCAAGGACACTATCAAAGGATTCAACATGATCATCGATGGTGAAGTAGATGAATACCCAGAAGCATCTTTCAACTTGGTAGGTTCAATCGAAGACGCTATCGAGAAAGGTAAAAAACTATTAGCAGAAGCAGTTTAA
- a CDS encoding branched-chain amino acid transaminase: MQYYNQDTLIYLNGEFVKASNAGVDMFGQSLHYGYGAFEGLRAYSTHNGTRIFKAEEHFDRLQQSCKAIGLPYQWDNRELIAKSYELLEANNLRAAYIRPLIYSGSNMHLTASDTANIMIAAWEWGPYLGQNLLKVNISRIERPNPKSFPINAKVSGQYINSILATSDAIQKGFDEALLLDQDGFVAQASSENLFIEKDFKIYTPPLGNIFPGITRDTVIDICKRLNFDIIEKRITIKDIYEADSAFLSGTAAGIIGIKQIDDVIFQEEWEDSIGASIQRKYKNLVLEQNNYEVII, encoded by the coding sequence ATGCAGTATTACAATCAAGATACACTGATCTATTTAAATGGGGAGTTTGTGAAGGCGAGCAATGCTGGAGTTGATATGTTTGGACAGTCATTACATTATGGCTATGGAGCCTTCGAAGGTCTGCGTGCATACAGCACTCACAATGGAACGAGGATCTTTAAGGCAGAAGAACATTTCGACCGTTTACAACAATCATGTAAAGCCATCGGCTTACCTTATCAGTGGGACAATAGAGAGTTGATCGCAAAGTCGTATGAGCTTTTGGAAGCGAACAATCTTCGGGCAGCCTATATTCGCCCTTTGATCTATTCGGGCTCCAATATGCACTTAACGGCATCTGATACGGCAAACATCATGATCGCGGCTTGGGAATGGGGTCCTTATTTAGGACAGAACCTATTAAAGGTAAATATTTCCAGGATTGAACGACCGAACCCGAAGTCCTTCCCCATCAATGCCAAGGTTTCGGGACAATATATCAATTCGATATTAGCGACCAGTGATGCTATCCAAAAGGGTTTCGACGAGGCTTTATTGTTGGACCAAGATGGTTTTGTGGCTCAGGCATCAAGCGAAAACCTGTTCATTGAAAAAGATTTCAAGATCTATACCCCTCCTTTGGGAAACATCTTCCCAGGAATTACCAGGGATACCGTGATCGATATCTGTAAGCGTTTGAATTTTGATATCATCGAGAAGAGAATTACCATAAAAGACATTTACGAAGCTGACAGTGCCTTTTTAAGTGGTACAGCAGCGGGAATAATAGGCATAAAACAAATAGACGATGTAATCTTCCAAGAAGAATGGGAAGACAGCATCGGCGCATCTATCCAAAGAAAATATAAAAATTTAGTATTAGAGCAGAATAATTATGAAGTCATCATCTGA
- the atpC gene encoding ATP synthase F1 subunit epsilon: MKLTIITPDKLAYEGDVTAVTVPGSAGSFQILKDHAAIVSTLEDGKVIIKNNNDEQVIIIKGGVVEVKDNNIIVLAEGIAEE, translated from the coding sequence ATGAAATTAACAATCATAACTCCAGACAAATTAGCTTACGAAGGTGATGTAACAGCGGTTACAGTTCCGGGATCGGCGGGTTCTTTTCAGATTCTGAAGGATCACGCGGCTATTGTGTCTACGCTAGAAGATGGTAAAGTCATTATTAAGAATAATAATGATGAACAAGTCATTATTATTAAAGGTGGTGTAGTAGAAGTAAAGGACAACAATATCATCGTTTTAGCAGAAGGAATTGCGGAAGAATAG
- a CDS encoding YncE family protein, with protein sequence MNTINFNHKCSIISKALFLSTGLFFCGTLAFGQQVVKSSHAGTGVYEAVINTNDGHIYVTSAGSRANPGGAIYKINPKDLAIVDSISLKENPPFGIGINNKTQIAYTTNTRTNSVSAVDLKSGKLLATIKNGAEESHTREVLVDEENNLIYVSDVGDPSNIWVIDGKTNTYSHSLNNLGKTATGMTFLKGTDKIYVSVIGDNSIYVVDVKSKKVEKQFPSAGEAPVNITSDGERLFVTNQKSGTVTVLGPDGNLIKSIPTGDGAIGIAFDKVKNRIYSANRQTGTTSIIDAKTLEVVADLPTGSRPNHVKIDPKSGEAFVINKTKGGRPVEGQPVEVDKNGDTITKIN encoded by the coding sequence ATGAACACAATTAACTTCAATCACAAGTGCTCAATCATTTCAAAAGCTCTATTCCTCAGTACAGGGTTATTCTTTTGTGGTACTTTGGCTTTCGGCCAACAGGTAGTGAAATCTTCTCATGCTGGAACAGGCGTTTATGAAGCGGTAATCAATACAAACGATGGACATATCTACGTGACTTCAGCTGGTTCTAGAGCTAATCCAGGCGGTGCAATCTATAAAATTAACCCCAAAGATTTGGCTATTGTGGATAGCATCAGTCTTAAAGAAAACCCTCCATTCGGAATTGGAATCAATAATAAAACCCAGATCGCCTATACCACAAATACAAGAACGAATTCGGTAAGTGCCGTGGACCTAAAATCTGGAAAGTTATTGGCAACCATTAAAAATGGAGCCGAAGAATCCCATACCCGTGAGGTATTGGTTGATGAAGAAAATAACCTGATCTACGTATCTGATGTAGGTGATCCTAGTAATATCTGGGTCATTGATGGAAAAACGAATACCTATTCCCATTCTTTGAACAACCTTGGGAAAACAGCCACTGGCATGACTTTCCTGAAAGGAACGGACAAGATCTATGTGTCTGTTATTGGTGATAATTCCATTTACGTTGTCGATGTAAAAAGTAAGAAAGTTGAAAAGCAGTTTCCATCTGCTGGTGAAGCACCGGTAAATATTACTTCGGATGGAGAGCGCCTATTTGTTACCAACCAAAAGTCTGGCACTGTAACGGTTTTAGGTCCTGATGGTAATTTGATCAAGAGTATCCCAACGGGGGATGGCGCCATAGGAATAGCCTTTGATAAAGTGAAAAACAGAATTTATTCTGCCAATCGCCAAACTGGTACCACGAGTATTATCGATGCCAAGACCTTAGAGGTGGTCGCGGACCTGCCTACAGGTTCTCGTCCGAATCATGTAAAGATCGATCCTAAATCAGGAGAGGCCTTTGTCATCAACAAAACCAAGGGTGGTAGACCAGTGGAAGGTCAGCCTGTGGAGGTCGACAAGAATGGCGATACCATCACAAAAATAAATTAA